A region of Beijerinckia sp. 28-YEA-48 DNA encodes the following proteins:
- a CDS encoding GGDEF domain-containing protein, whose protein sequence is MDSTTAFVIVSVMMLANGSVLGLLHRDLPVNLRPAALSWQAGTLLVAAGCVVFAFEGHMSLPVTVTFSNGAFLLGLTAYVWALERFYGQRPTLLHLIPAFIGTFCVFWFSTFHPNTKIRIIIVAIAWVWLMGAAVRTLLAHPDSALSRRMLTFILIAAIVFTAARVLFYIFLPMPPDFKITDNSSWMNLATPLFMTILPVVGATAFVLMCSDQIRRKWEHAASTDYLTGLANRRTLTETGTGQFRLAAERSARLAVAVLDIDAFKAINDTYGHEFGDQALIHVAGRLQAGTRKMDLVARSGGEEFVVLLNDLDQREAEAAAERLRLSVEADPFRMGTTTVPITVSVGVAIHQTGDGSFADIMRRADKALYRAKSEGRNRVELAA, encoded by the coding sequence ATGGATTCAACCACCGCTTTCGTCATTGTCTCGGTGATGATGCTCGCCAATGGCAGCGTCCTCGGCTTGCTGCATCGCGACTTGCCGGTGAACTTGCGGCCGGCGGCGTTGAGCTGGCAGGCCGGCACCCTGCTGGTTGCCGCGGGCTGCGTGGTCTTTGCCTTTGAAGGGCATATGTCCCTGCCGGTGACGGTGACCTTTTCCAACGGGGCATTCCTGCTTGGCCTGACGGCTTATGTGTGGGCCCTGGAGCGGTTCTACGGACAGCGCCCCACTCTTCTTCACCTCATCCCGGCATTTATCGGGACCTTCTGCGTCTTCTGGTTCTCGACTTTTCATCCAAACACCAAGATCCGCATCATTATCGTCGCGATAGCCTGGGTGTGGCTCATGGGGGCCGCCGTCAGAACTTTGCTGGCGCATCCGGATTCGGCGCTCAGCCGGAGAATGCTGACTTTCATTCTCATCGCCGCCATCGTGTTCACGGCGGCGCGGGTGCTCTTTTATATATTCCTGCCCATGCCGCCGGATTTCAAAATCACTGACAATTCGAGCTGGATGAACCTGGCGACGCCTTTGTTCATGACGATCCTGCCCGTCGTCGGGGCGACCGCTTTCGTTTTGATGTGTTCGGACCAGATCCGCCGGAAATGGGAGCATGCCGCGTCCACAGACTATCTGACCGGCCTGGCCAACCGACGGACTTTGACGGAAACCGGAACCGGACAATTCAGGCTCGCCGCGGAGCGCAGCGCCAGACTTGCAGTGGCGGTTCTCGACATCGATGCGTTCAAAGCGATCAACGATACCTATGGTCATGAATTCGGCGATCAGGCGCTCATCCACGTGGCCGGCAGGCTGCAAGCTGGAACCCGCAAGATGGATCTGGTCGCCCGCTCCGGCGGCGAGGAGTTCGTGGTTTTGCTGAACGATCTCGACCAGCGCGAGGCGGAAGCAGCGGCCGAGCGTCTGCGCCTATCGGTGGAAGCGGATCCCTTCCGCATGGGCACGACGACCGTTCCGATCACCGTGTCGGTCGGTGTCGCTATCCATCAGACCGGAGACGGAAGTTTCGCGGATATCATGCGTCGCGCCGACAAGGCGCTGTATCGCGCCAAATCGGAAGGCCGAAACCGGGTCGAACTGGCGGCCTGA